The window CGAGGTGACGACGGCCATTTCCAATCTGGTCGAACTGTGGGCGGCCAACGCTCGCAAGTATGAGCGGATGGGCGAGTGGATCGAGCGCATCGGCTGGCCGAAGTTCTTCAAGATGGCCGGAATCGAGTTCCAGAAGGAGCATATCGACGACTTCAAGCATGCCGGCTTGACCTATAAGCGCTCAACGCATCTAACTTTCTAAGGAGTGTCAGATGGCAAAAACGGCCCAGGAAGTTGCCGAGACCATGTACAAGATGGTCAAAGAGGCTCAGGGCGTGAAGAAACTCAAGGCCATGGACCTCACCAAGGCTGTAACCCAGCTTTTCGGCGATGATGTTGACAAGGCGACCTGCAAGGAAGCGATCAAAGAGCTGATCAACTCCGGTCGCTGCGTCTACACCTATTTCGGCGGCAGCTATATCGAGCTGCCCCACAAAGAGGGCGCGGCCAACTGAGCGAGCGGGGTTTTCGCGCATGACGCTGAGTTGTCCAAGGCTGGTTATCGCCGGGCTCTCCGGAGATTCGGGCAAGACGATAGCCAGCCTCAGCCTTGTGCTGGCCTTAAGACAGCGAGGCCTGCGCCTCTCTGTTTTCAAGAAAGGGCCGGACTATATCGATGCTGCCTGGCTTGCTTGGGCGGCCGGTTCGGTTTGTCGCAACCTTGACACTTACATGGTGGCGGCTGAAAGAGTGTCGGCGTCTTTTGCAGCGGCGGCCGGGAACTCGGACCTTGCCATCATTGAAGGCAACCGCGGACTGTTCGACGGCAAAGACAACGAGGGAACACACAGCACCGCCAACCTGGCGAAGCTGCTCAGGGCTCCGGTTGTTTTGGTTGTCAATTGCACCAAGACCACCCGCACGGTCGCGGCGATCGTGAAGGGCTGTCAGGTGTTCGACGCCGATCTGCGCCTGGCAGGAATCATTCTCAATCAAGTGGCGGGGAAGCGGCACAGGCAGGTCATCACCGATGCCATCGAGCAGACCTGCCGGATACCGGTACTCGGTGAGATCCCTCGTCTGTCGGCGAGCGATACGCTGATCCCGGGGCGGCACCTTGGACTGGTAACGCCGGCTGAGTTCGGCGAGAGTGATTCGCTTGCGGGGCAACTGAGAACGCTGGGCGAGCGGCATCTCGATCTCGATCGACTGCTCCAGATCGCTCGGAACGTCGAACCGCTGCCGGCGCCTGACGTCAGTGAGACCGCACCGTCGCCCTCGCGGGTTCGAATCGGATATTTCCGTGACCCGGTGTATACGTTCTACTATCCGGAAAATCTGGAAGCGATC is drawn from Candidatus Zixiibacteriota bacterium and contains these coding sequences:
- a CDS encoding cobyrinate a,c-diamide synthase, whose translation is MTLSCPRLVIAGLSGDSGKTIASLSLVLALRQRGLRLSVFKKGPDYIDAAWLAWAAGSVCRNLDTYMVAAERVSASFAAAAGNSDLAIIEGNRGLFDGKDNEGTHSTANLAKLLRAPVVLVVNCTKTTRTVAAIVKGCQVFDADLRLAGIILNQVAGKRHRQVITDAIEQTCRIPVLGEIPRLSASDTLIPGRHLGLVTPAEFGESDSLAGQLRTLGERHLDLDRLLQIARNVEPLPAPDVSETAPSPSRVRIGYFRDPVYTFYYPENLEAIEHAGAELVTISSFADTHLPDIAGLYIGGGFPETQADKISKNQTLLRAVRSAINNGLPVYAECGGLIYLCRTLRSGCVIYPMADVFPVDLVMAGSPVGHGYTESTVDRPNPFFEIGAVLRGHEFHYSGPDRPLPEKVGCLVMQTGTGLGNGRDGLVY